The Desulfovibrio aminophilus DSM 12254 region TCCTCGCCGCCGCCCAGTAGGCGATCCAGGGCGGCGGCGATGTCGGACTCTCGCCAAACGCTTGAACGGCCCAACTTCCGGGGCTTGGGCAGGTCGCCGCGAGCTATGAGGGTGTACAAAGTCGAGTTGCAGATTTTCAGTCGAGCCCGCAGGTCGGCCGGGCGAAGAAGATTGATGTCCATGCAAATTCTCCTGGTTTCGCATGAAGATAACATCTTGTTTTTAATGGATAAACTGTTGCGAAAAGGTTGCGGTCTTTCTTTGCCGCCCCTGTTTTCGTAGACATATACAAGTAA contains the following coding sequences:
- a CDS encoding helix-turn-helix transcriptional regulator, with translation MDINLLRPADLRARLKICNSTLYTLIARGDLPKPRKLGRSSVWRESDIAAALDRLLGGGEELRDGRR